In Lacrimispora indolis DSM 755, a genomic segment contains:
- a CDS encoding ABC transporter substrate-binding protein: MITGTMKLKEILKQYPESFEVFRSNGFEYEEPEDFLEEVGPDTMLKTLLYVRGVNQELFLYHLDHAVLKAEAERQYLLEDFSPGEKLDFYGNTICPLKFTFRDALEDLERKHKEHYGISRKCYLEFGKMTNDTCEESWADPDPKRFPGLLFSKEFNEYLGLDFQKKMAGIFAGGYIQNMNPALKAAGLWDPEDIYTVYGVMAEMFMIDKKRLGSLPVPRTLEDLLDPVYENNIIIFGKDRETISNAMFLYLYKLYGEEGIRKFAGNVKHALHGSVMSKTAGSSRQEGGAIYLVSWFFAQTCVRDEVEIIWPDDGAITLPMYMLVRKDEAENVKDITDYITGKDFAQACVKAYTPPMNGEVDAKLPPGAAFQWLGWDFIREHDIPALAEHCLDVFFQEWHRLHPGGVLCP; the protein is encoded by the coding sequence GTGTTCCGGTCAAATGGCTTTGAATATGAAGAACCGGAGGATTTTTTAGAAGAGGTTGGGCCGGATACCATGTTAAAGACCTTGTTATATGTAAGAGGGGTCAATCAGGAACTTTTTTTATACCATCTGGATCATGCCGTTTTAAAGGCAGAAGCAGAGCGCCAGTATCTGCTGGAAGATTTTTCGCCGGGAGAGAAGCTGGATTTTTATGGAAATACCATATGCCCCCTAAAATTCACCTTCCGTGATGCATTGGAAGATCTGGAGCGGAAACACAAAGAGCACTATGGGATTTCAAGAAAGTGCTACTTGGAATTTGGGAAAATGACAAACGATACCTGCGAAGAATCCTGGGCAGACCCTGATCCAAAGCGTTTTCCCGGACTGCTGTTTTCAAAAGAATTTAATGAATACCTTGGCTTGGATTTTCAAAAGAAAATGGCCGGTATATTTGCAGGAGGCTACATCCAAAACATGAATCCTGCATTAAAGGCGGCAGGCCTGTGGGACCCGGAGGATATTTATACGGTTTACGGCGTAATGGCCGAAATGTTTATGATCGATAAAAAACGGCTGGGCAGCCTTCCGGTTCCCAGGACTCTGGAAGACTTACTTGACCCGGTTTATGAGAACAACATCATTATCTTTGGAAAAGACCGGGAAACCATATCCAATGCCATGTTTTTATACTTATATAAGCTGTATGGCGAGGAAGGGATCCGGAAATTTGCCGGGAACGTGAAACACGCCCTCCATGGAAGTGTGATGTCAAAGACAGCGGGAAGCAGCAGGCAGGAAGGAGGAGCCATTTATCTGGTTTCCTGGTTTTTCGCCCAGACCTGCGTGCGGGATGAGGTGGAGATTATATGGCCTGATGACGGAGCAATTACCTTGCCCATGTATATGCTTGTGAGAAAGGATGAGGCTGAGAATGTAAAGGATATTACGGATTATATCACCGGAAAGGACTTCGCCCAGGCTTGTGTGAAGGCCTATACGCCGCCTATGAACGGAGAGGTGGATGCAAAGCTGCCGCCTGGTGCCGCTTTTCAGTGGCTGGGCTGGGATTTTATCCGTGAACATGATATTCCTGCTTTGGCGGAACACTGCCTGGATGTCTTTTTTCAGGAGTGGCACAGGCTTCATCCCGGGGGTGTATTATGCCCATGA
- a CDS encoding FecCD family ABC transporter permease, producing MDQTKNKIPPAQVLWLLAVLLLVSILVSLLAGRFPISLADVMKVLSGYSDNEQISHIIYQVRLPRIFAAIQVGGALAVSGAAYQGMFKNPLVSPDLLGASSGASFGAVLGIVLSVGIVGTKMMAFAFGLLAVMMAWFIAARIGKGNNMVFLLVLGGILVSGLFQSLITLMKYTADTENKLPEITFWLMGSLNKATYQDALGMMAPFSICIAVLVFCSNKINILALGEEEAKSLGVNTRLLQVIITVSATVLTAYSISVTGTIGWIGLIVPHLARMMMGPNFKYVIPGSLLLGAVYLLLMDDLCRSLMTIEIPLGITTSLVGIPFLIFLMSRRESGW from the coding sequence GTGGATCAAACAAAAAATAAAATACCGCCGGCGCAGGTGCTTTGGCTGCTTGCAGTTCTTCTGCTGGTTTCCATATTAGTGTCTTTGCTGGCAGGACGCTTCCCTATATCGCTGGCAGACGTTATGAAGGTGCTGTCAGGTTATTCGGACAATGAGCAGATCTCCCATATCATTTATCAGGTCCGGCTGCCGCGGATATTTGCTGCCATCCAGGTAGGGGGAGCACTGGCGGTCAGCGGCGCGGCGTATCAGGGGATGTTTAAGAATCCCCTTGTGTCACCTGACTTACTGGGAGCGTCTTCGGGCGCTTCTTTTGGTGCTGTGCTGGGCATTGTTTTGTCGGTTGGCATTGTTGGCACCAAGATGATGGCATTTGCATTTGGCCTTCTGGCTGTTATGATGGCCTGGTTTATTGCCGCGCGGATCGGAAAAGGCAATAACATGGTGTTTTTATTGGTCCTTGGGGGAATTTTAGTCAGCGGCCTGTTTCAGTCGTTGATCACCTTGATGAAATACACTGCGGATACGGAAAACAAGCTGCCGGAAATCACCTTTTGGCTGATGGGGAGCTTAAATAAAGCCACTTACCAGGATGCCCTGGGCATGATGGCGCCCTTTTCCATATGCATTGCGGTTTTGGTGTTCTGCAGCAATAAGATCAATATTCTTGCCCTGGGTGAGGAGGAGGCAAAGTCTTTGGGAGTGAATACACGGCTGCTTCAAGTGATCATCACTGTTTCAGCTACCGTTTTAACGGCGTATTCCATATCAGTGACCGGGACAATCGGCTGGATCGGGCTGATCGTTCCTCATCTTGCAAGAATGATGATGGGGCCCAATTTCAAATATGTGATTCCAGGCTCCCTGCTTTTAGGGGCGGTTTACCTTTTGCTGATGGATGACTTGTGCCGCAGCTTAATGACCATTGAAATTCCCCTTGGAATCACAACGTCCCTGGTTGGAATCCCTTTCCTCATATTTCTGATGAGCAGAAGAGAAAGCGGTTGGTGA
- a CDS encoding GNAT family N-acetyltransferase produces MKHLGTEYLETQRLVLRRFTLEDAEAMFQNWASDTDVTKYLTWPAHKDAGISRMVLNEWVNAYSRADKYQWAIALKESPAEPIGSISVVYLDDSVASAQIGYCIGRRWWHKGITSEALKRVMDYLFDEVGMNRIEAIHDPLNANSGAVMAKCGMRYEGTMRQAGRNNQGICDHCYYAMLASDRR; encoded by the coding sequence ATGAAACATCTGGGAACGGAATATCTGGAAACACAACGGTTGGTACTGCGGCGGTTTACCCTGGAAGATGCTGAAGCAATGTTTCAAAATTGGGCTTCCGATACCGATGTAACAAAATATCTCACATGGCCGGCCCATAAGGATGCCGGCATCAGCAGAATGGTATTGAACGAATGGGTAAACGCTTATTCCAGGGCGGACAAATATCAGTGGGCGATTGCTTTAAAAGAATCACCGGCTGAACCCATTGGTTCCATAAGTGTGGTATACTTAGATGACAGCGTTGCCTCAGCCCAGATCGGATATTGCATTGGCCGCAGGTGGTGGCACAAAGGAATTACTTCTGAGGCGCTTAAACGGGTAATGGATTATTTGTTTGATGAAGTAGGGATGAACCGCATAGAAGCAATACATGACCCTTTAAATGCCAACTCCGGAGCTGTCATGGCTAAATGCGGTATGAGATATGAGGGAACAATGCGCCAGGCCGGACGTAATAATCAGGGGATCTGTGACCACTGTTATTATGCCATGTTGGCCTCTGACAGAAGATGA
- a CDS encoding GTP-binding protein translates to MPMKLITVSGPPSAGKTSVLIRIIQQLGKEKVGVAKFDCLSSSDSDRFGEHQISSVVGLSGNLCPDHFFVSNIEECAAWGFKNDFEYLVIESAGLCNRCSPHLREFLAVCVIDNLSGINTPHKIGPMLRYADLIIITKGDIVSQAEREVFAFKVKMANPKADILFLNGITGQGSFDAAEYFRRGKNLLSADMQDCRLRFTMPAALCSYCLGETRIGENFQKGNIKKMKIG, encoded by the coding sequence ATGCCCATGAAATTGATTACGGTTTCCGGGCCGCCTTCTGCGGGAAAAACCTCAGTTCTGATCCGGATCATCCAACAGCTGGGAAAAGAAAAGGTGGGAGTGGCAAAGTTTGACTGCTTATCCAGCTCGGATTCAGACCGGTTCGGGGAGCACCAGATCTCTTCTGTTGTGGGGCTTTCGGGTAATTTATGTCCAGACCATTTTTTTGTCAGCAACATTGAAGAGTGTGCGGCCTGGGGCTTTAAAAATGATTTTGAATACCTTGTGATCGAAAGCGCCGGGCTGTGCAACCGCTGTTCTCCTCATTTGCGTGAATTTTTGGCGGTATGTGTCATTGATAATTTATCAGGCATTAATACCCCTCATAAAATCGGGCCCATGCTGCGTTATGCAGACCTGATTATTATTACAAAAGGGGATATTGTATCCCAGGCGGAAAGAGAGGTCTTTGCCTTCAAGGTAAAGATGGCAAATCCTAAAGCTGACATATTATTCCTTAACGGAATTACAGGACAAGGCTCTTTTGATGCCGCGGAATATTTCCGCAGGGGAAAAAACCTTCTTTCGGCGGATATGCAGGATTGCCGCCTCCGGTTTACCATGCCTGCGGCCCTTTGTTCCTATTGCCTGGGAGAGACCCGTATAGGTGAAAACTTTCAAAAAGGAAATATTAAAAAAATGAAGATAGGATGA
- a CDS encoding ABC transporter ATP-binding protein, whose protein sequence is MKMEMKDLSCGYHGHEVIEHINMTIKAKEMWCVLGSNGVGKTTFFKTVLRLLGPINGSISLNDIPLESWNRKELAKQIAYVPQNHVPPFAFTVKEVIAMGRNPHQQGLGKLNGEDRRAVEEAMELLGIEYLCNKDYTRISGGERQLTLIARAIAQQTPILVLDEPVSNLDFGNQARIISHICGLVEKLDRTVIMTTHFPDHGFLADANVLLLYKNKKHCVGKGKDIITEQAVKELYGIENRILYLDSCKKTVCVSL, encoded by the coding sequence ATGAAAATGGAAATGAAAGATCTCAGCTGCGGCTATCATGGCCATGAGGTGATTGAACATATCAATATGACCATCAAGGCAAAGGAAATGTGGTGTGTTCTGGGCTCAAACGGCGTGGGGAAAACCACGTTTTTTAAGACAGTCCTTCGATTGCTGGGGCCCATAAACGGCAGCATCTCATTAAATGACATTCCTCTCGAAAGCTGGAACCGGAAGGAGCTGGCAAAGCAGATCGCCTATGTTCCACAAAACCATGTCCCGCCCTTTGCTTTTACGGTTAAGGAGGTCATTGCCATGGGAAGGAATCCTCATCAGCAGGGCTTGGGCAAGCTTAACGGAGAAGACCGGAGGGCAGTGGAAGAAGCCATGGAACTGCTGGGGATCGAATATCTTTGCAACAAGGATTATACCCGGATCAGCGGAGGAGAGAGGCAGCTTACCCTGATCGCGCGGGCCATTGCCCAGCAAACGCCCATATTGGTTTTGGATGAACCTGTTTCTAATCTGGATTTCGGCAACCAGGCCAGGATCATTTCCCACATCTGCGGTCTTGTTGAAAAGCTTGACAGGACAGTGATCATGACAACCCATTTTCCGGATCACGGGTTTTTGGCGGATGCCAATGTGCTGCTGCTTTACAAAAATAAAAAGCACTGCGTGGGGAAGGGGAAGGATATTATTACGGAACAGGCTGTAAAAGAATTGTACGGTATTGAGAACAGGATCCTGTATCTGGATTCCTGCAAAAAGACGGTCTGCGTCTCACTGTGA
- a CDS encoding zinc ribbon domain-containing protein has translation MAEVSMCQSCGLPFNREHAHFIATEPDGSRSIYCTNCYKSGKFIDPDMTMEEMIDTIVPVLGKSIGKEEARNEMTALLPTLKRWK, from the coding sequence ATGGCAGAAGTATCTATGTGTCAAAGCTGCGGTCTACCTTTTAACAGAGAACACGCTCACTTTATTGCAACAGAACCTGACGGAAGCAGAAGCATTTACTGCACAAACTGTTATAAAAGCGGAAAATTTATTGACCCGGACATGACTATGGAAGAAATGATCGATACGATCGTACCTGTTTTAGGTAAATCCATAGGCAAGGAAGAAGCAAGAAATGAAATGACAGCTTTATTGCCGACTCTTAAGCGCTGGAAATAA